CGTCCTGCGGATCGTGGGACGGAGCCGTCGACGGGTCGGTGGAGCTGTCGCTGTCCGGGGCCTGCGGAGTCGGCTCGGTGGTCGGTTCGGTGGTCGGCTTGTCGGACGGGTCGGGGCTCGGCGGCGGGGTGGAGGTCTTGGCGTTGGTGACCGTCACGGTGACCTTGTCGGCGGGCTTGGCCTTGAACCGGGTCTGCCCCTGGTAGAGGTCGTATCCGGCTGGCGCCTTGGCCTGCTTGGCCCAGAAGTCGGTGCCGGTGCGGCTGGTGACGGGGAGCTTGGCGGTCGCGGTGCCGTCAGGGCCGGTGGTGAGAGTGAGGAGGTTCTCGGTGCCGGTTCCAATGTTCACCGTGGCACCGGGCAGGAGCTTGCCGGTCTTGTCGTCCTTGGCCTGCAGGAGGACTTGGGCGGGCTTGAACGGGTCGGTGATGGTCAGAGGTGTGTCGGCGCCTGGGGTGACGATGACGTCCTGGTCGGCGACGGTGTCATGCAAGGGGCTGCCGCTGGAGACCTCCTTCAACCGGTAGATGCCGGGCGCGAGGCCGGTGAAGGCGAGCTTCCCGGTCGTGTCAGTCCTGCCCATGGCCGCTTCGGTGCCGGTGGCGTCGTAAAGGGTGAAGGTGGCTCCGCCGAGGACGTCGCCTGCGGGGTCCTTCTTGAGGATGGTGACGGTGCCGGCATCGGCCGCACTCGCGGCGGGGGTGGGTTCGGTCGGCTGGGCGGTAGCGGTCGGCGCCCAGACGAGGGTGCCGGTCACGGTCGCGGTGACAGCTATAGCGGCGGGAAGGCGACGAGCGGCGCGGATACGCAAGAAGGAACTCCTGAGGGGAAGAAAGGGGACGGGACGCGCACGTGGAGTGCCCAGGGGTTACCGGGTTCGTGTGCCGGTGCGTTGGGTGGCCGGTGGTGCGGGGGCTTGGGAGGCAGTGCGGCCCGCTGACCTGGCTGGGGCGGCGGCGTTCCAGGCGCCGGGGAACCAGACAGCCGTGTACTGCTCGATGGCGTCCCGCAGCCCGGTGACGACCGCGCCCTGCCAGGGCAACTCGCCGGGACGGCAGTAGCGGGTGGTGAAGGTGGCGTAGCCGGAGGAGTTGCGCGAGGTGTTCTGGGCTTCGTCGCGGCGGTGGAAGGTGCCGTGGTCAGCGAAGCTAAGGGCCACCGCGTCGAGGTTGCCTCGGTCGCTGTGGACCACAGTGAGTCGGATGCCGCCGTAGGTGTACGCGTGGATCGTCTCTGTGAAGTCGATACGCAGGCGCAGCACTCCGCCGTGGTTCGGGGTGGCGTAGTAGGTGTTGCCGACCACCGTGCTCTCGGTGAAGGGAAGGCAGAGTTCGGCGAAGAACTCGGGTGCGTGGAGGGACAAGTGGGCCCTTCGAGTCGGCTATCGGCGGGAGGGGGCGGGGCGGCTGGTGGTGGTGCTCCAGCGCGGCACGCTGGCAGTCACGCGTGGGGGCGTGGGGCGCAGGGAGACGGCGCGCTGGACATCTAGGGGTGTCGGGGCCGATGGGCGGTCCGGTTCGATGGGGGTGAGGTGTGCCATGCCGGCGGCGTAGCTGAATGTGGCTTCGCGCCATCGGGCAAGCGGCGCCGGGTCGGCGACGCACTCGGTGACGGCGGTGATCAGGGCGACGGGGGTGTCGGTGCTAGCCGTGGCGTACCAGAGGGGTCGGTTGATGGAGGTGCCGGCCCATAGGTGCCAGCGGGCTTCGCGGGTGTTCAGCTCGTCGTCCAGGGAGAGCGGGCCGACGGTGTGGTCCAGTGAGGCGAGCTTGTCGGGTGACTGGATGGAGAACACGTCTGGGTCGGGGCGGGCGAAGAGCCAGCCGCGGTCAGTGAGCGGGGCGACGGCGCGAAAGGGATCCCGGTCGGGGACTCTCGGGTCGGGTCGTGCGAGGTAGGCGTCCGGTCCCTGCTCGTACGCCGTGGCGAGCGCGGTGGTGAACGCGGTGACGAATTCGGTGGGGACGCTGTCGTTGAAGCAGACACCCCACGTCGGGGGGGCGAAGGGGTCCTTGTAGGCGTTGATGCGCCAGAGGCCGTCGTCTTCGCCTTCGGGGAGGAAGCCGAGACGGACCCGGTCGTCGGGCGCGTGCACGTAGGCGTTGCCGAGGTCATCGTGGCGCAGGCTCCAGCCGAGTGCTGTGAGTGGGGCAAGGGCGGGGTCGCCGGTGCCGGTCGCGCGGGCGAGGTGGCGCGGCCGGACGTAGACGTCCCCGTCGATTACGGGTGTGTCGTGGTCGGGGTGGAGATGAGGAGGCAAGCGAGGTCCGGTGGTCCATGGTGATGGATAGGGGGGCGGGTCAGGGCTTGCGCCTGCGGCGGAGTTCGATCACTGGGGCCCATTCCGGGTGGTCCGTGAGGAGCTTGCGCGCGTACAGGGCGGTGTAGTTGTTGTTGAGGCCCTTCACGCCGTAGGGGCGGCTCCAGCGGAGTGCTTCGAACAGGGCTTTCATGCCGACGCGTTGGGCGCCGCTGGCGACGCGTTCGGCGACGAGGCGCTCCAGCAGCCGGTAGATCCACGGGTGGCGTGCGTCGAAGTTGTGGAACTGGGCGCTGATCGGGTCAGCGAGGTCGCGATCGGGGTGTCCGGGTCCGGTGATCCGGTGGGGTGCGGTGGACAAGGACATGGCGGGGCTCCTGTGTGGTCAGGCAGGGCGGGGGTGCGCGATGGGGAGGGTGCGCAGCCGGGCGAAGACGGTGAGCAGACCAAGGGCCTGTAGGACGGCGGCGGCGGTGATGACCGTGCCGAGTTGGCCTGGGGTGACGGCGGCGACGAGGAGTCCGGCGAGGGGGAAGGGCAGGGTGAGGAGGAGGATCGTCAGCGCCAGGGTGGCGCCGAACACCTGGGGTGGGATGAGGTGGGAGCGCAGGGTGCGCAGGACCACGGTCAGTCCGCCCTCGCCGGCCATTAATGCGGCGATGAGCAGCATGTATGCGTAGTAGGTGTGGGCGTGGGCGACGGCCAGGGCCGCGCCGGTCGCCAGCAGGGCGAAGGCGGCGCCGACGGGCCACAGCCCGTACCGGTCGATGGCGAGGCGCGCGGCGGTGACCGCGAGGAGGGACGCTCCGGCCGCCGCTGACCAGATGAGTCCGGCCTGCGCGGTGGTGTGCCCGAACTCGCTGACGACGATGACCGGTGTGGCGGCCTGCAGCAGCCCGATCGATATGTTGGAGACGACCAGGCCGGTCACCAGCCAGGCGAGGGCGGGCAGCGAGCGCAGGGT
This DNA window, taken from Streptomyces sp. SCSIO 30461, encodes the following:
- a CDS encoding SpaA isopeptide-forming pilin-related protein, encoding MRIRAARRLPAAIAVTATVTGTLVWAPTATAQPTEPTPAASAADAGTVTILKKDPAGDVLGGATFTLYDATGTEAAMGRTDTTGKLAFTGLAPGIYRLKEVSSGSPLHDTVADQDVIVTPGADTPLTITDPFKPAQVLLQAKDDKTGKLLPGATVNIGTGTENLLTLTTGPDGTATAKLPVTSRTGTDFWAKQAKAPAGYDLYQGQTRFKAKPADKVTVTVTNAKTSTPPPSPDPSDKPTTEPTTEPTPQAPDSDSSTDPSTAPSHDPQDDATASSTPAPAPSGSLARTGADTTPWLLGGAGLLLAAGGTAAIAARRHRNDTPTDDTDES
- a CDS encoding DUF317 domain-containing protein, producing MPPHLHPDHDTPVIDGDVYVRPRHLARATGTGDPALAPLTALGWSLRHDDLGNAYVHAPDDRVRLGFLPEGEDDGLWRINAYKDPFAPPTWGVCFNDSVPTEFVTAFTTALATAYEQGPDAYLARPDPRVPDRDPFRAVAPLTDRGWLFARPDPDVFSIQSPDKLASLDHTVGPLSLDDELNTREARWHLWAGTSINRPLWYATASTDTPVALITAVTECVADPAPLARWREATFSYAAGMAHLTPIEPDRPSAPTPLDVQRAVSLRPTPPRVTASVPRWSTTTSRPAPSRR